The sequence ATATATGTAGATAAGTAACTAGAACTGACAAGTGTTGCCTCATAACAATAATCCGAGAGAGGATGGAATAGAAgaatatttgagagaattaaAAATCgaataataaaaacagacCCAAATGGGTTAAGCTAGCTGAAAATGTGACCCAACCAATAGGGAAGCCCAAGGCCCAAGCCCAACTTCAATTACTCAGTTGAAAAATGAGTGAAAGCAACGGCCCAAGTTCATCAATATTCTGGGTTGAACCGAACCATGGCCCAATGGGTTGCCAGGCTAATAATCCCAAGCatattctttctttgtttttttttttttttttgtgggaaATCTGAGCATGTTTTCTTGACATGAAGTAGACTATACAATGCTTCCATTTTGTTGATTTGCCACTAGGGTTTAGGTTCCAGGTTCCTATGGAAACCTTTGTAAAAATTCCATTGACTTTGACTGTCTGCTAAAAGGTAAGCATTGGCCCCATGTTTCactttattttcctttgtGCTGATTTTACTTTTTGCATGGTTTTGGTCCTTTTCACAAGAGAGTTTTAGACATGTAAATTTTCGCTCGTATGataactattttattttttattttttgtgctaaaGTACAGGGGAAAATGAGAGTAAGAATGAACGTGAAGATgaaattgagagagaagatAAGAGGGGAGAGAGCGAGAATGGAAGTTGCAAAACCCAAACCGACAAATTTTCCATTATTAATTCTTTATTATtccataacaaaaaaaaaaagcaaagaaatcaAGCCCTTATGCCATGCATGCCACAAGCTCTACTGGCATTTataagaagaaatcaaaaatCAGATGGAAAAACAAATCTGATTCATATATAGTACTAGCTATACACACATATGACTGATTCTGTAGCCTGTCCTCATCAAGCTTCAACAAGACCCAACTCTTTTCATCAAGTATCCCATGCAGGACAAGCAGACCAATGAAAAATGTTAGCTTTCGGACCGGCTATGGCACCAATCAAAATTGATGAATAACAAAGGCATGCAGCTAACAACAGCATTGCTGTAATAATACTCAGGAGGTGGCCCTTGAAAGGCCAAACACCTGCATCAAAATCAATCAGTCAAGTAATAATTCATGTCTTGACTCAATTAAAGTTGCTAGCTGAAATGTAAAtacatatgcattcaaaagtGCTGCACAAACGAACTTACATTTTTAATTAAGCTCCAAAAACTGCTGTGTTTGACGATTTAAGTCCCGGGTTGACGATGTTCGAGTGATCTAGGGGCGAaaaaagtttatgttttagattttttataaattgttACATGAACCAGCAAACAAGGTTTTTAGTTTAGTACTTACGAAGGGGAGATTCGGTTACAAAAAAGCAGGCTCCAATAATAATGTAGCACAGCAGAAGAACCAATCCCTTGAGGTAGTGGGAAGTACCATCCTATAAattaaatcaagaaaaagTGAGATTAATTAGGGTATGATTAGCAATCTTAATTGAGACTGAAGGATGATGATGTTTTTGATGAGGTAAGATTAGCaatcttaattaattacctGTAAAGTGAAGGCTACAGCAAGAATTGATATAGCTAAAGAGCCAGTCTCAATGACACTGAAATTGAGATCCATGTTAATCCCCATTATCCAAGCAATAATCACGCACAATGGAACCTGCAGATTCATTCATTTCAATGGCATTAGAGTTGCAGATCTTCCAacattaattatatatgttctTATAAACTGTAGTTGTCGTGCTTACCACAAACACGGCAATTTGAGTTGCGGATCCCAAAGCTACACCCAACGTTATATCCTgcataaaatacatatatatatttttaaatggaaAGACCTTGTGTTTAGAAATGCGATTAGAAGCTAATGTGATCGTTAATTAACCACTCACCAACTTGTTCTTGAAAGCGAATATGATTGCTCCTGCATGTTCTGCTGCATTGCCAACAATAGGTAGCAAGATTATGCTGATGAAGCTCACAGACAAGCCCCAAGAATCTGATGCTTCCTGATGAAAAAGTAGTGATTTATATGACTACCACAATAAACAAAATGGGGTTATGTTTCAATCAAGGTGGCCAGATTATATATTTACCTCAATTGTTCCCACAACATACTCAGACAACAAGGCAATCACTGCAGTCATTCCAATCAGCCACACAATCCCACTCCAGAATCCAATCACAGGTGCTTCATCCGAAACAACACCATCATCGTCCGATTCCTGATCAATACCACCACATTAAATTGACTAAGTTAGCAATCACCACAGATCAATGCTGCCATAAAATTCCCAAAGATTTCTCTTCCAAGCGTTGCATTAAGACGGGAACCATTTTTTAGAATAATGTTCTCTTGTCATACTTATGCTGCGACACAGCGAATCAAACCACTTATATTCATAAAAGAATCTCCATTAATTACCTCCTGAGCTTCAAATAATTCACGGTGCGTCCACAACTGGAAGACAATGTATGCAGTATAAGCTATGAGCATAACAATGCAGCTGGCTCTGGACAAATGGAGGGAAGGGTCTGATGTCACACTAGCAGAGGCTCCTGCAGCAAACGTGAACAGCATTGGCAGCAAGTGACACAAAAGTGCCAGCAGCAGCATGAGGGAGTTCACATCCGCTTGTCTCTGTTTGGACAacaccaaaacaaacaaacaacatatTAGATAGGCATGAAATGAAACCAACAGTATCCAGGATAAGGATAACTTCATAACGGGCAGGGATATTTGTTTGTCCAGAGCCATGAACTTACTCTGtcatatttttgttcttttctgaTGTTGGCAATGCCACCGCAAAAGAGAGAAGTGCCGAGGACTAAGAGAAGGTTTGAGAGAATGGACCCCAGCAGAGAGTACTTCACAACTGCTACCTTATGTTGAGCTAGGGCAAAGATTGCAATAATTAGCTCCGTGGCATTTCCACATGTCGCATTTAGAAGCCCTCCCactgaaaaaacaaatgtataagaaataaatcaataaattatGTCACGTATGTgacaaaaatttaaatgaataaataagaaataattgaATTACCTGTTGGACCggtgtaaaaagaaatttgccTGCAATTttggggggaaaaaaaaccaaaatttagtGTGCGCTCAAATGGAAATTATACTAACTATAAGTACTAATATGAGTAATGCTATACTTACCACATTATTATCCTatatttctataccacatgatgtggcatatatatccATATCATAtaccacatcaattaaataaatgaagtgtattttaataaataaaattagaaaaacagaaactagTATTTTACATAATGTGGTATGTATACATCAGCTGTcacattatataatataaaattatggtataaaaaatgtggtaagactAATATTATTCGTACTGATATATaataaagaggaaaaaaaaaattggactTACTCTGTCAGAAAGCTGACCCGTTCTGCTAGTGGCATAAGCCCAATTAAGCTCAGCGCAAACACCCAAGGCTGTTTAAGAGAAATAATCACAACGGTTACGATCAAAGGATTTCTATTATACAATTTTCCTTTCTAAAGCAATTTTCTTTACAAGACATTTTACTTCGGGCTTGATTTTCAGTTGCATAATTATACCACGTTGTCGTATTTCagtattatattataattttttcaacTTATATATGTAGACATGGTAAGTATTAATAattgtaaataaatttttttaaatgtttttttccactgttatattgaaaaaaaaacatagcaAGGAGTTGGTACTCACACTTGCAAAACCAAAACACTGAGCCAAAATGGCCAGTGGTATGGCTGGGAACAAAACGGAGAGTTTTGTCCCCAATGTAACCTCCTGCAAATTCGCCAAAAACTGTCTAAGGAGAGAGCATCGAACTTTGGAGACAAGGGTGAGGTCAGACTTCTTCCGCAGGGAAGAGGATGACATGTTGTGTGCGGTCCGACCGGTCCGGTTCTCCTTAGTTAAGCCCTTGAGGTTGCCATTTTCTAATAGCCATGGCTGGTCTTGGTTTGAAGCCATGACCGATGATGTAATTGCACAAAGCACAAAAACCTAGCGACccaaacaaaagaagagagaagatttTGTAGAACAAAGTTGCTTGCCAATGTAACAGGATGACAAGCTCGATATTATTATCTATTGAGAGATGAAGTGGACTGACAATTCATATACAGTATAAATAGCCTGGGAGATGCTAGCTTCCTCGAAGTTtcgttcttttgtttttagcCATCAGATCAGATTTTACAAGACACGTACGcaatttttccaaaataagtattaagaaatataaatatattatacatatgtatatacaagttacaacaataccaactttcttttttttatatttttcttttccaactACACAAGTTAGTAAATTATAAGACTAGTTCGGTGTCTAGATTGAATTGGATAACTCATTAGATTCAATGTATgttgaaatagaaaatgaaGATAGAAGtgaatgatttttcattttcggAATTAGAAGTGCTAAGTTATAAGCCTTTGATATCTTACTATTTTGAAGAATTGAATTAAATAAGTTTCCTTTATAAGTAATCCATCTTCTACGTAACTTGGACAAAAATTAttcatctttaaaaaaaaaaacacaaaacagaTATGATCAGAAACCAACTAATGATTTGGTGCCGTGTTCCTTTCTATACCAAATGCGATTTTAATAACACCATAATTAGTTAGGTATTTGGTATAAGGAAGAACCAAAATCTAAATGGTATATAGGTACGTAGTTGTTTACTGTAAAGTTATTATATACATTTCTTTGACCATCGGTGACTTATTCAAAGATTGTAACAGATATTCTCCAGGTGGTTCTGCGTAGTATGaaattcgttttttttttttttactgtttttttttttggctggcGGCATTTGTAGCTACATATACATTATTTATGCGTGTTCCGTACgtgaggaagaaagaaactgTATATTTGACTGACGCTTGTACTTGTTGTGCTGTCTTGGAAAGAACAGTCAAAACCAAGCAGAGTCAAACGAAAGTTACATCAGAAACCCACTTGGAACAGTAAAAACCATGacgttttgtttttttaataattaataatcaCGGAATTCCACATTGTTTTTAAACCACGTATACAAATAGCAATTATGAGCATGAAAACAAAGGAATGAGAAAGAAGattgatgaggatgatgaagacaaTTCTCATTGTGTGCACCCAAGGCAAACACGCCACGccgtatattatatatatatatatatataaaatgaaataaaacacAATAATATGTGAGGAGAAGTAGGTATACACTTAGCCCAACCTACTGAAAATATACAGAGGAACCTTCGCAGAAGCTACTTGATCGGTTTCATACCAATGTATCTCACTCTTAATATCTCAAGCAGTACAACTTGAGACGACTATGCTTGCTTACCCCTCTCTCTGCATTTGATCTCTCGACCTTTTCATGAAAGAATGACAGGCTCACATGGAGTTGCAGACcagcatttttgtttttttgtcgATTTTGTTCTCTACATCCACAGACCACACATGCATATAAATCCGTACAACAAATTACAGTCCTAAAATTATCCCAAGTGAAACAAGATACATACAATGAAGTTCAAGCTATGCATATACGCATACACATACAAAATTGTCTTCTTTGTAtgtatacatatgtatatgtatacgTAGCTTGAACTCTCTGAGTGGCTACGTTTATTATTAACAAAAATGGACCCTGACTTCACTAATTAAGCTGCAAAAACTTCCAAATTAGAGGAAGGTAGAGAGAAGTTTCGTTCTTTACTATTTAAGGCAGAGATTTCTAAGTGCCTATATATATTTGCGGACTCAAGTGTCAAGACTGTCAATTGTGCAAAGGGTTTTAGTGGGTGAAGATCTTCTAGCTAGCAAGTCGGCTTACTTAGTTTAGATTTTATGGTCCATTATTCTGCCTGTTGTTACTGAACTGTGTATGTCCACGACACCCTACTCTTAATTTCAAACTTTCAATCTCTGGTATAAGTTGCTTTCACACTACGTACTTGCTTATTATAACGTCATTTCGCTTGCGGCTTGCCTAAGTAAATCTTGCATATCTTCTCTGAAAACTTCATACTTACATGTTATATATGGATAATATAATGTATCATCATCTACATAATACTTACTTTAACTGAGAATCTGAGATTGATATATATAGCTCTTATCATCACATTATCAAGGAAGAACCCTAGCTCTTTTTTACATTCCCAAATATCTGCCTTCCACACATGATGATGCTTGTCTGTGGAACCCTAGACAGCTTCCGCGAAGCTTCCTTCCTCCTCCATCAATTGAATTAAGCGAATATTATTTGGTATATATATGGACACGTACGTAAATATCTTCCCCACATCATCATAGTTCTCTATCTGGTATGCATGATTTTTGTAGATCCTCTGTGACATAAGCATGTGAGTTTTATACTATATTTTTGGATTGAGGATGGAATTTTGGTTGTGGGCAGTAATGTGGTGTGCATGTGTAGGGACATCTTGCTGGAGCTGCAATTTCCGCGAAAtttccaatatatatatatatagggacGTCTcagttaatttattttgttggtatatatatatgagacgTCCGTAAACCACTAGTGTTTTTTATATGAGACGTCCGTACGGTAATATATTCGGTATCTTTAGTCTTCAATGAGACTCGTGAATCCTGATTGGATTTGATTTCGTAGAGAAGAAGTTAAGAGAGAAACGTAGGATTAGATTTCTACCATGAAAAGACAACCAGGTCTTTCTGAAAGACTATTTCTTCTTCGAAAGAAGACTGATATGAAGAAGATTGCTGAGAGTAGAAAGTTCTTATAATACGGACGGATGGTCCAGAGAAGAAGTCGTTTCGCATTTGGACTGTGTGCTAATTATAcatcatatatatttaaaggCCTTAAGTGTATGTATGGTGAACCAATGTCAGTACAAGTCACACCAGCCAAGGCTTGACAGCACCATTCATCCAAACCTATAAAATATTGTGGAAGATTTGGTTTGTATATAGCTAGTGAGTGGAGAGTTTCATGCAGGTACATTTCTATCTCTATCTCTATCAAATAAAATAGTCGGCAAGATTGGGAGTACAagatgagaaagagaaaaaaagttttATTATATTCTAAAAGGAGACTGTTAAAGTTAATTGTATTTTATGAGACCCACCGTAtttaatagaagaaaagatacttctttttctttttcttttttccaaacTATACGATACCCATAATTAACCATAATTAAGTATTGTTAAATTCAGAGATATGGATCAGCGGCTTATTATTAACAACATCGATATTGTCTATAATTTAACCACCGATAAGCCTAGTAGGTATGAAGTTTTATCATAAAAGACCTCGTTAATATTAGTATAGTagaaccattcattatattttgtattttatttagttaattttttGATGTGTGACTTATATTCTTTAACAAGTATGCCCTCCCCTCCTGCCAAAGGCTCTGTCTAACTTAGTTTGGTTAACAAACAAATGAATTTTTATAGAATATGGAAGCATCAGACAAAAAACTAGAATATTATTACAACACAAAATAGAACATACATTTTATTCCACTAACAGGTTGGACCCGAATACATCTCTACCATTATAGCATGTATAATGGGACTTATCTGGCCTAGGCTAGGTCTAGATCTAAcctcaaataaataaataaataacactTTTTAATGCATGTGTTTGCCCAATCTAGTTTAGCTTAAGGCAAGATAAGGGACTGGTTTAGCGCAAGTGTTGACTTGGGCAAGAGTGGGCCCCACAGTCAGTTtttgggaaaagaaaaaaaaatagtgcaTTGATTTGTCGATAGGATCGCCACTCTCTTCGAGTCATATCGCTTTGCTCTCTCGTCGGAGATTTTCCCACTTAATTTGATGCCTTGgatatttgtgtgtgtttctTCAGTTTTCTCGAGTAAGATTTGTATATGAATAACCTTTGATTCACTTGGTTGTTTTGGATTGGAGGTATACTCTGCAGGACAAAGACATAAGTAGCTGCAATTATTGTCAAAGGTTTGAAAAATCGGCCTAGGCGGCTGCTTAGGAGCTTTTTTGGGCTGCCTAAGCATTAGGCGTTAATAAATTGATATGGACAATACTTCCctccttattttttattgtggCTCAACCACAAAGTGACATATgtcctctcttttttaattgtcaaacttcttcttttttcacttttacTCAACCCCTAgcttttaaccaaaaaatataaattaaaattctcATTGTTTTTTCACTTTGTAACATGATCCTATATGGAAAAAACATCCATGAAGAAACTATGTCTACAAATGTTGTTAGTGGAACTTTGGTTGTAAATGGATTATCAAAGTTAGAGTTGGAAAGGATTGTAGACTTAAAAATTTTGActgaagaaggaaaattattatttttaaaaatgattgagaaaaatcaaaatgaaaaaaaaaaaacaattggaatttttttttctttctattttggtGGAAAGTTAGGGGTTGAGTaaaagtggaaaaaaaaaaaaaaaagatgttgTTTTGATAACTAAAAAAGAGAGGACACATGTCACTTTGTAGGTGAGCCACAATAGAAGGTAAGGAGGGAAGTATTGTACAAGGTAAATTGCTTTGTGGGCCACTTGTGACCTTTATACGTGGGCTCTGGATAGATGCCTGACTTGAGCCCTTccttatatatgtgatttcatgagatttaatttaatttaaatttttttgtttaaaatttatgatttctaataatatattggatatttcTCTCTTTCGTTAATATTCTCCAATGCATTTTTCTCTTGGTATTAATATTTTCCTCAACATTTTCTAATatttcaaacaaagaaaaagaaaaagcttggcaaaaaaacaaaaacaaaaacaaaaacaaaaacaaaaacaaagaaaaagaaaaaggaaatgtgGTTGCAAATAATAAACATGCAAAACGACGCCGTGGCCGGAACAAAAAGGAGAATATATCATAAGGCGCGCTCGCGTCGAAGCGCAGCTGAAGATGGCTGTTGTTATGTTGGTTAACTACCACAAGCCTCTGGCTATAACTGTCCAAGCCCAATCGCAATGCAAAGGTAACTACCATAAACCTCAGGCTATAACTGTCTAATCCCAATCGCAATGCAAAGGTAACTACCATAAACCTCTGGCTATATCCACAGGACCACACAAATCATATAGCACAGAAGAGATAACTTATTACCTGCCCACTATTTTAAGCTCTGAACACTGCTTTCCTAGTTGGTGATTTTAGCCTCAAGTTGGTCTGTGAGAAAGAAATTATGACttaatatacatgtatgtatgTGGAGAACTATAGAAACTGACAAGGGTTTGGTGGTGTTTGCAGCGTTTCTGAGTACTCACCAACCGGCGTTTCGAATACAAAGAAGCAGATTCCAATAACAATGTAGCAGAAAATAAGAACCAACCCTTTCACATAATGGGAAGTGCCATCCtataaaaatcaaacattACAAGACTTGAAATAATATAACTCAATGATCAAGAAAAAACAGGACAGCTAGCAAGTTTCTAATAGGAAGTTATGTTCTGTATGATTGATGTGAATGTTACCTGTAAAGCAAAGGCTGTGGTGATCACTGCTAGAGCAAGAGATACTGTTTCAATGAGATTGAAGTTAAGATCCATGTTGATGCCCATTATCCAAGCAACAACGACGCAGCACGGGACCTGAGTCGTCACACAATTAGAAAAAATGTTCATGTTAATGCAtggatttttcattataattCAATTTGGAAAGAGAACTGCAAGGCCTGCAGTAATTCAGCTTTGATAATCGATACGAACCACGAACATGGCGACCTGAGTTGCAGACCCCAAAGAGACTCCTAATGATATGTCCTGCATTTgtgcaaaacagaaaatataaagttggTTATAAGTTCCCAAATGAAAGGAACTGGATTTTCCAATTTGCCATTAGTTTTGAATGAGAAAAGGCCACTATTTATCATTTCTCACCAACTTGTTCTTGAAAGCAAAAATGATTGATCCTGCATGCTCAGCTGCATTTCCAAGAATTGGTACCAAGATGAGGCTGAGGAAGCTGAAAGACAAACCCCAAGATTTTGATGCATCCTAATACAATTAGGAATTTCAGTGAATTGCTTTCTGTTTAGAAAATTAACAATCCACTCAAGAACATAGTGTACTAATTACCTCAATTGTGCCCACAACATACTCAGACAACAAGGCTGTGATGGCAGTGACAGCAAACAGCCAAGCAAATCCACTCCAGAAACCTATCTCAGccacttcttcttcaacatcttCATCACCATCAACTTCTGATACCTGACCAGTTGCATTATTATAGTTCCTTAGCTGAGCTCTAgtatttatttgcttgttttttgGGAATGGAAGCACAGAAAAGTCAAGCTTAATGCATATATCAATCAATTGCTTTAAATAAACTCTGTTTATTTTTGGGGTGCTTCGACAGGTTAGAAATGAAGACTTGCATGATAGTTGAGCACATGTCTGcatatttgttttcttactTCTCTTGCTGCATATATAACTAGATGAATGCTTTTCTTGTATGACCTACTTGTATTGCAGAACATTGTTCCCAATGCACTACTGAAAGAAAGTTTGGaagcatgaaaatgaaattaacaTTGCAGCCAAAACCTTAGGATAATTACTTGCTGCAATTCGAAAAATCCGTGGTGAGTCCACAACTGGAAGAACATGAATGCAATATAAGAAAGTAGCATTAGGATACTAATGGCCCTTGAGAATTGGAGTGTTTGGTCTTTTGTTGCAGCAGAGTCCCCAGCATATTGAAGCAGCATTGGGAGCGTGTGGCAGAATGTTGCTAGAAGTAGAAGGAGAGAGTTCACATTGGCCTGTCTCTGATGAAACAATGGCCGTATAAATTAAGATATGAAGAAACATAGTTTAGATGATTAAAAGGGAAGTTAACatatgaaattatataatgCAAATTGAGCTCGGGTTAAGATTAGGGCCTTactctttcaaatttttgctCCCTTCTGAGGTTAGCAAGACCACCACAGAAAAGGGAGGTTCCAAGGACCAAAAGAAGGTTAGAAAGAACTGAACCCAAGAGAGAATACTTGAGCAAGGCTACTTTTCCATGACTTAGAGCAGATATTGCTATAATCAGCTCTGTGGCATTACCAAATGTTGCATTTAGGAGCCCTCCCACTGCACAAACCAGATAAAAAGTGAGCCTTCAGTCCCATTCTGAAGCAACCTTTAAGtaattgaaaatattctaacaagtaaaatgaaaacaatttacctGTTGGACCAGTGTAGTATGATATTTGTCTGCAATTTTAAGTACAAATGATTAATTTAAGCAGCATTTGAAGAAAGGCTAATTGATGTGTTTTTGTGTGCCTTACTCTGTGAGAAAACTGATGCGCTCAGCAAGTAAGGTTAATGCAAGTAAGCTTAGAGTGAAAATCCAGGGctgtcaaaagaaaaataaagaaaagggtTACAAGGATCAGTCATCtaaattctgatttttaatattattttctattgTATACAATATTTcttattaaaatatgaaagcaAACACTCACCTTTCCAAAGCCATAATACACAGCAAAAATGGACAGAGGAATGGTGGGAAGGAGAACCGCAAGCTTGGTCCCCAGAAGAACAACCTGAAGATTAACAAGCAACTCCCTGAGATGTCCATTTTGAACACTGTTTGGCAGTGTAGGATCCGACTTCTTGCGCAATGCAGACGCCGACAATTGTCTAGCGGTCCTGCCAAGGTGCACTTCCTCCTCACTGCTTGTGCCATTTTCCAAGAGGCATTCTTGGTTGGAAGCCATAGTCGGTGTCACAGCGAAAAAAAATGCTGACTTTTTTTGTTCAGTTACTTTTGTTCACAGAAACAGCTTTGGCCCTTGGCATTAACTTTTCAttgattgtaatttgtatATATGGAATTTATCTCTGTGGGATTTGGTAAAATCTCTGCTTGGTAAGATGATAAAACCAAAACGCAAAGAGTTACTATAATTTGGCAAATATACCCAATGAAGCATGAACCAATTAAGCTAATTgcaatcaatttaaattaatcaagCTAATTTCCTGGTATCCACAATCAATTAAGGGTCAAATTAActaaagtatatatattaagtaGAAATCTTGCCACCCACCAAGCTCAAACTGGGTTTGATGAGGAAATGCCAAACAGGTAGTGTCCTGTTGAATTACAATTCATCTGAGCAATGAAAGCAGGGCACGTATTGCCATGCATGGTAGCCAGATGTGGACATGATTTACCAGGCAGGCACAGAGAGAAAAAGTCCATATTTCCATGTCAGAGAATCAAAGAACAACTTGAAGTTGAAACTGACAAGGAAAGGCTACAAGAACAACCGACAGAACAAGCTACCAAGTACCAACCAACACCAGTGGTTTAATGTGGAGGTGTTTCTTGTGCCATGCATCTGATTGAAATTGTTCCCTTTGTGTGTGACATATCATGTAAAGAAACACGTAAATTTCTTAAATATTcctaaacaaagaaaagtattattattatttttttaaatcaattagaagaaacaaattaaactaaaaacaCATGTTAATCCACTGACCTTCTGCCgccgccaccgccaccgccgTCTCCCTTGTGTTTTAGGCAATTTTGATAGTTGTTTCAGATTCCCATTCTAACTTGGTAATGGCCTCCACCATAATCTAAATGCTTTTGGGT comes from Prunus dulcis chromosome 6, ALMONDv2, whole genome shotgun sequence and encodes:
- the LOC117631837 gene encoding vacuolar cation/proton exchanger 3-like — translated: MASNQDQPWLLENGNLKGLTKENRTGRTAHNMSSSSLRKKSDLTLVSKVRCSLLRQFLANLQEVTLGTKLSVLFPAIPLAILAQCFGFASPWVFALSLIGLMPLAERVSFLTEQISFYTGPTVGGLLNATCGNATELIIAIFALAQHKVAVVKYSLLGSILSNLLLVLGTSLFCGGIANIRKEQKYDRRQADVNSLMLLLALLCHLLPMLFTFAAGASASVTSDPSLHLSRASCIVMLIAYTAYIVFQLWTHRELFEAQEESDDDGVVSDEAPVIGFWSGIVWLIGMTAVIALLSEYVVGTIEEASDSWGLSVSFISIILLPIVGNAAEHAGAIIFAFKNKLDITLGVALGSATQIAVFVVPLCVIIAWIMGINMDLNFSVIETGSLAISILAVAFTLQDGTSHYLKGLVLLLCYIIIGACFFVTESPLHHSNIVNPGLKSSNTAVFGA
- the LOC117631621 gene encoding vacuolar cation/proton exchanger 1-like, yielding MASNQECLLENGTSSEEEVHLGRTARQLSASALRKKSDPTLPNSVQNGHLRELLVNLQVVLLGTKLAVLLPTIPLSIFAVYYGFGKPWIFTLSLLALTLLAERISFLTEQISYYTGPTVGGLLNATFGNATELIIAISALSHGKVALLKYSLLGSVLSNLLLVLGTSLFCGGLANLRREQKFERRQANVNSLLLLLATFCHTLPMLLQYAGDSAATKDQTLQFSRAISILMLLSYIAFMFFQLWTHHGFFELQQVSEVDGDEDVEEEVAEIGFWSGFAWLFAVTAITALLSEYVVGTIEDASKSWGLSFSFLSLILVPILGNAAEHAGSIIFAFKNKLDISLGVSLGSATQVAMFVVPCCVVVAWIMGINMDLNFNLIETVSLALAVITTAFALQDGTSHYVKGLVLIFCYIVIGICFFVFETPVDQLEAKITN